ACATTCGACGAAGACCTTATGAAAATGGCAGAAGTAACAACGAATAAGGTTGAAGAAGCGATGGACAACATGGAGTTTTCTGTTGCTCTTTCTGAACTTTGGAGGTTTGTCAGCCGTACAAATAAATATATTGATGAGAACGAACCATGGATTCTTGCCAAAGACGATGGAGAAAAAGGTCGCCTAGGAAATGTAATGGCTCACTTGGTTGAATCGTTACGTCAAATAGCGATCATGCTCCAACCTTTCTTGACGAATACTCCTGCAAGGATCTTTGAGCAACTCGGGCTTGAAGAAGAAGAACTTAAGAAGTGGGAAAGCTTGCGCGATCCTAAGTCTTTAGAAGGTTATAAAGTTGTGAAAAAAGGGCAGCCGATCTTCCCTCGTTTAGATACAGAGGAGGAAGTGGATGCTATTAAGAAAATGATGACCAAAAATGTTCCTGCACAACCAGCGGCAGAGGAAGAAGAAGAAAAAGAAGACAAGAGTGAAGAAATCAATTTAGATGATTTCTTTAAAGTAGATCTTCGTGTCGGTGAAGTTGTGCGAGCGGAAAAAGTAGAAAAAACAGACAAACTTCTTCGTATCCAACTGGATTTAGGGTATGAAAAGCGCCAAGTCATCTCAGGTATTGCCGAGCATTACGAGGCAGAAGATTTAATTGGTAAAAAAGTGATTTGTGTAGCGAATTTGAAGCCTGCAAAATTACGTGGAGAGCTTTCACAAGGTATGATATTAGCGGGTGAAGATAAAGCGGGAAACTTAGCTTTAGCATCTGTCGACCAGACCTTACCAAATGGTTCTAAGGTAAAATAATACAATCAAAGGGGAGCGGTTCGTAAGTTGGATCGCTCTCTTTTACACTTTGTTTAAGGACAAAACTATGTGAGAAACTTATTATTACTGGGCTGTAAATCAATTTAACAACGAGGAGTAGATATCATGTTATTCGATACACATGTACATTTAAATGCTGATCAATTTATGGATGATCGTGATGAGGTCATCAAACGTGCTCAAGAAGAAGGAGTATCGAGAATGGTTGTTGTCGGCTTTGACCGCAAAACAATTCCATTAGCGATGGAAATAGCCGAAGAATATGATTTCATTTATGCAGCAGTTGGTTGGCATCCGGTCGATGCAATCGATATGCAGGACGAAGACTTAAAATGGATTGAAGAACTCGCTGAACACCCAAAAGTAGTTGCAATCGGTGAAATGGGTCTCGATTATCATTGGGATAAATCCCCTGCAGACGTCCAAAAAGAAGTCTTTCGTAAGCAGATTGCTTTGGCAAAAAAGGTTAATTTACCTATTATCATTCACAATCGTGAAGCAACAGAGGATATTGTTCAGATTTTAAGGGAAGAAAACGCAGGTGAAATTGGCGGAATCATGCATTGTTACAATGACGTAGTCGACTATGCAAAAGAGTGTTTGGATATGGGTTTTTATATTTCTCTTGGTGGTCCAGTCACATTCAAAAATGCAACGGACCCCAAAATTGTAGCCGAAGAAGTGCCGATGGACAGGCTGTTGATCGAGACGGATTGTCCATTCCTTGCCCCTCACCCGAACCGGGGAAAGCGTAATGAACCCGCTTATGTAAAACTAGTTGCAGAAAAGATTGCAGAAATTAAAAGTCTATCTTTAGAGGAAGTGGCTGAACAGACAACCAGGAATGCCAACAAACTTTTTAATCTATCATAAGGTTGAAGTTCATAGACTCTTAATGACTAGTTATATTTATAAATCTCACGCGTATGGTATAAAAAGCCCTGATCTTGTCTAAGATGCAGTTAGGCGCCTACCAACACGTGAGATTTTTTTATTTGATCTTAATGATTTTGAAGCATGAAATGCCTTAGGGACAAGGGTCTGGAAGCTTTGTTACAGAAATGTAACCTGTATGTAAACCAATATTGTTTGACTTATGTTTTTGGGAAATCTATAATCGACAGATGTACAAAAGGAGGCATGCTTGATGATGAGCACCAGCCAAGCTAATCCGAAGAAAACACGTTTCGGAGCTAGTAAGATCATTGTTACATCAGTAGCTACTATCATAGCAATTGCATTTATTTCATTTTTCATCTATGAATCTATGAGTGCTGACGTGACAGTTAATAACAACGGCGAGGAAATCACAACAACCACCACAGCAGATACAGTTGAAGAATTAATGACCGAACTGGATATAGAAGTAGAAGATCACGATGATTTATCCGAAAATCTCAAATCAGATGTTGAAGACGGAATGGTCATCGAATACAAAAAAGCAAAAGAAGTAACTGTGAATGTCGATGGCGAGTCTGAGTCTCACTTCACAACTGAAGAAACTGTAGAACAATTCCTTGATGAACAGGGAATTGAAGTTAGTGAACATGATGAAATATCTGTTGGACTTCAAGAAAATATTGAAGATGGAATGGCTATTGATTATGACGAAGCAAAACAAGTAACAGTTGCGGAAGATGAAAAATCTGAGACATTTTTCACAACTAAAGATACAGTAGAAACTTTTCTAGATGAAAATGAAATCACTGTAAACAAACATGACGAATTATCTACTTCATTGGATTCTGAAATCAAAGATGGGATGGAACTTTCCATCGCACGTGCATTCGAAGTCAGCATCAATGATGGTGGCGAAGAGATTCAAACGATGACTACAAACATAACAGTTGAAGAGTTACTTGCGAATGAGGAAATTGATATTAATGACCTGGATCGCTTGAATGTTGAACTTGATGATGAAGTGAAAGATCAAAAAGAAATCAACATAGATCGAATTGAGAAAGAGACAGTCGAAGTCGAAGAAGCAATTGCTTTTCAGACTGAAACGAAGAACGATAGTTCATTATTGAAAGGCAAGAGCAAGGTCTTGCAACAAGGTTCAGAAGGTAAGAAAGTGAAAACCTTTGAAATTACGAAAGAAAATGGAGAAGAAGTATCCCGCGAACTGATTGACGAAAAAGTTGTGCAAGAAAGCAAAAACAAAGTCGTCGCTCAGGGTACTAAGGTTCAGCAGACAGCTAAATCTTCTTCATCTGATTCAGGAAGCGTTCAGCAAGTATCAAGTAATGATAGCGAAGTTTTAAAAGAGTTAACAATGACGGCTACTGCTTATACTGCTAAGTGTTCAGGGTGTACAGGAATTACCGCTACAGGTATCAACCTAAATAACAACCCGAACATGAAGGTCATTGCGGTTGACCCAAGTGTAATCCCATTAGGTTCTAAAGTATGGGTTGAAGGCTATGGTACTGCAATTGCTGGAGATACTGGCGGAGCGATCAATGGAAACAAAATCGATTTACACGTGGCAACAAAAAGTGAAGCATACAGCTTCGGCGTACGCACAGTCCGTGTAAAAGTATTTAAATAAACCACTTTTATTAACTTTTTAATCAAGGGATAATCCTGCTATACTTAGCGTATAGAAAAGGGTTATCCTTTTTTTATGATTGAAGAGAATATTAATTTTGGACACACTTGTCTAGCACAAGTACCCATCAACTACGTTGATAACCGGGCGCTTACGCTTTTCTTAACACTAAAACATTTTATGCAAAGAAGGTAAATTTGTGAAAATAAATGAAATCATAGTCGTTGAAGGTAAAGACGATACTACAAGAATAAAGTTAGCCGTCAGTGCTGATACAATTGAAACAAATGGTTCTGCCATCAATAAGTCCGTTTATGATCAAATCAGATTAGCAAAACAGAAAAGAGGAGTTATTGTTTTCACGGACCCTGATTATCCAGGCGAGAGGATCAGAAAGCTGATCAACGAACATGTACCTGGTTGTAAACATGCATTTTTACCAAAAGAAAAAGCAATCGGGAAGCGTGGATTAGGAATTGAGCACGCGTCTGTTGAAGATATCCAGGAAGCCTTGAGTAATGTGTATACGGTTGCTGAGGACCACGAAAGCTCCCAACAAGACTGGAAGCAACTTTTATTAGCTTATGGCTTATTAGGTGGGCCAGAAGCTAAAAGTCGTCGAAAGAGGCTAGGGGATCAATTACAAATTGGTTATGCAAATGGTAAACAGCTTGAGAAGCGATTAAACATGTTTCAAATCACTCAAGAAACGTTTGAAAAGACCATGAAACAAATTATCAAGGAGGAGCGCTCAAGTGAATAAGCCGGTAGCAACAATCACAAGAACGAAGCAAATCATGAAAGACCATCATTTATCTTTCAAAAAAAGTTTAGGTCAAAACTTTTTGATCGATGTGAATGTATTAGAGAAAATCGTATCAAAAGCAGGGGTTGATGAGGATTCTGTCGTTATCGAAATTGGCCCCGGTATCGGTGCACTGACTGAACAGTTAGCGAAAAAAGCTAAGCGCGTCTATGCATTTGAAATCGACCAACGACTTGAAAAAGTATTAGAAGAAACGATGCAGCCTTATGATAACGTTGAAATCATTTTCGAAGATATCTTAAAAGTTGATTTGGAGAAATTTTTTAAAGAAAACATCGATGCTTCTGAGCGCGTCCAAATTGTTGCTAATTTGCCTTACTATATTACGACAGCAATACTAATGAAATTACTCATGGAACGTCTCCCGATTCATTCATACACGGTGATGATGCAGAAAGAAGTTGCTGCACGGATGGCGGCCTCACCTAATACAAAGGATTACGGGTCTTTATCCATAGCGATTCAATATTACACAAAGTCCTCTGTGTTGATGACCGTTCCTAAAACATGTTTTATGCCACAGCCGAATGTGGATTCTTCCATACTGCATCTAGAACAGCGAGCGGAGCCGGCAGTGAAGACGAAAAATGATGATTTATTTTTCGAGTTAGTAAAGGCAAGTTTTGGTCAACGTCGTAAAACTTTAAAAAATAACCTGCAGAGAGCTTTTTCAGATCGTTTATCCAAAGAGGATCTGGCAGAGGTTTTCCAGGGTTCAGGCATAGAACCGTCAAGAAGAGGCGAGTCATTGACACTGGAAGAATTCGCGCAATTAGCAGATGCCAGCGAGGAAATTATTCGAAAATAGCACACAACTCCGCATTTGTAATAGGTATAGTAAAGAAGGTATCGATTACAAGGGGGAGACACTCATGAGCTGGCAAAAAGGTGATATCGTTTCTAGAAAGTCTTATGGGCATGATGTATTGTTTCGAGTTCGTTCTCTAACAAAGGACCAAGCAATTTTGATCGGAGAAGACTTTAGGTTAGAAGCGGATGCCCCATTCGATGATTTAGTAAAAGTGAAGGATGAGGACCGTGAGCGGTATCATCAAGAAATGAAGAAAGAAGAAGATCTATCCTACCGGATGTTCCGTCAAGATTATTATTTACGTTCTTTTAGAAACCAGCAACAACCTTCTACCGCAGAAACTCAGGAAACAAAACAATTCCAACTATGTCCCAAAGTATTGCATATCGATGGCGATTCTTTGTTTTTGAAAAAATGCATACATCTTTATCAACGTCTTGGGCTGCAAGTTCATGGCATCCATTTGGAAGAGTCAGAAATACCTATGAAAGTGAACGCCCTCGTGCAAAAAATCCAACCGGATATCCTTGTGGTTACTGGACATGACTCTTATTCCAAGCAAAAAGGTGAACGGGAAAATATAAGGGCTTATCGTAATAGTAAATATTTTGTGGAATCAGTTCGAGAGGCCCGAAAAGTCATCCCGAGCTTAGATCAACTTGTTATTTTTGCTGGAGCCTGTCAATCCCACTTTGAATCGCTCATAAAAGCAGGTTCAAACTTTGCAAGCTCCCCTACAAGAATTAATATTCACGCATTAGACCCTGTTTATGTGGTTGCTAAAGTAGGATATACACCGTTTATGGATAAAGTAGATATTTATGATGTTATCAGTAAGACTGTGACAAAAGAAAAAGGAATCGGTGGG
Above is a window of Halalkalibacillus sediminis DNA encoding:
- a CDS encoding TatD family hydrolase is translated as MLFDTHVHLNADQFMDDRDEVIKRAQEEGVSRMVVVGFDRKTIPLAMEIAEEYDFIYAAVGWHPVDAIDMQDEDLKWIEELAEHPKVVAIGEMGLDYHWDKSPADVQKEVFRKQIALAKKVNLPIIIHNREATEDIVQILREENAGEIGGIMHCYNDVVDYAKECLDMGFYISLGGPVTFKNATDPKIVAEEVPMDRLLIETDCPFLAPHPNRGKRNEPAYVKLVAEKIAEIKSLSLEEVAEQTTRNANKLFNLS
- a CDS encoding G5 and 3D domain-containing protein, which translates into the protein MMSTSQANPKKTRFGASKIIVTSVATIIAIAFISFFIYESMSADVTVNNNGEEITTTTTADTVEELMTELDIEVEDHDDLSENLKSDVEDGMVIEYKKAKEVTVNVDGESESHFTTEETVEQFLDEQGIEVSEHDEISVGLQENIEDGMAIDYDEAKQVTVAEDEKSETFFTTKDTVETFLDENEITVNKHDELSTSLDSEIKDGMELSIARAFEVSINDGGEEIQTMTTNITVEELLANEEIDINDLDRLNVELDDEVKDQKEINIDRIEKETVEVEEAIAFQTETKNDSSLLKGKSKVLQQGSEGKKVKTFEITKENGEEVSRELIDEKVVQESKNKVVAQGTKVQQTAKSSSSDSGSVQQVSSNDSEVLKELTMTATAYTAKCSGCTGITATGINLNNNPNMKVIAVDPSVIPLGSKVWVEGYGTAIAGDTGGAINGNKIDLHVATKSEAYSFGVRTVRVKVFK
- the rnmV gene encoding ribonuclease M5 yields the protein MKINEIIVVEGKDDTTRIKLAVSADTIETNGSAINKSVYDQIRLAKQKRGVIVFTDPDYPGERIRKLINEHVPGCKHAFLPKEKAIGKRGLGIEHASVEDIQEALSNVYTVAEDHESSQQDWKQLLLAYGLLGGPEAKSRRKRLGDQLQIGYANGKQLEKRLNMFQITQETFEKTMKQIIKEERSSE
- the rsmA gene encoding 16S rRNA (adenine(1518)-N(6)/adenine(1519)-N(6))-dimethyltransferase RsmA; translation: MNKPVATITRTKQIMKDHHLSFKKSLGQNFLIDVNVLEKIVSKAGVDEDSVVIEIGPGIGALTEQLAKKAKRVYAFEIDQRLEKVLEETMQPYDNVEIIFEDILKVDLEKFFKENIDASERVQIVANLPYYITTAILMKLLMERLPIHSYTVMMQKEVAARMAASPNTKDYGSLSIAIQYYTKSSVLMTVPKTCFMPQPNVDSSILHLEQRAEPAVKTKNDDLFFELVKASFGQRRKTLKNNLQRAFSDRLSKEDLAEVFQGSGIEPSRRGESLTLEEFAQLADASEEIIRK
- the yabG gene encoding sporulation peptidase YabG: MSWQKGDIVSRKSYGHDVLFRVRSLTKDQAILIGEDFRLEADAPFDDLVKVKDEDRERYHQEMKKEEDLSYRMFRQDYYLRSFRNQQQPSTAETQETKQFQLCPKVLHIDGDSLFLKKCIHLYQRLGLQVHGIHLEESEIPMKVNALVQKIQPDILVVTGHDSYSKQKGERENIRAYRNSKYFVESVREARKVIPSLDQLVIFAGACQSHFESLIKAGSNFASSPTRINIHALDPVYVVAKVGYTPFMDKVDIYDVISKTVTKEKGIGGVETRGLFRVGLPYVKSTPITNEKAQEE